In Zingiber officinale cultivar Zhangliang chromosome 8B, Zo_v1.1, whole genome shotgun sequence, a single genomic region encodes these proteins:
- the LOC122015176 gene encoding auxin response factor 2-like has product MGIDLNTIEGDEEEEPEQTAHYAPPLLPAPEAEETPMCLELWHACAGPRIWLPKKGSRVVYLPQGHIEQLENLDGGGGGRICGGNLPPHIFCRVVGLKLHADSDTDEVYAQLCLVAESEDFEQRLKKGLVEDNEVEQNVEFGSRPSIPHMFCKTLTASDTSTHGGFSVPRRAAEDCFPPLDYKLQRPSQELVAKDVHGTEWRFRHIYRGQPRRHLLTTGWSAFVNRKKLILGDAVLFLRGNDGVLRLGVRRATQSKSSINALAHISRNLNLATLAVVADSVPTRKIFHIYYDPRGSSSGFIVPYWAFAKSFNNLISVGMRFRMICESEEARDRRSTGLITEINEVDPVRWPGSKWRCLSVSWDDDGEVGRRSRVSPWEIEQTGSVLGSISLSTAGSKRAKIGLHLPSMDYRVPKGNGCLDSRKYASFHKVLQGQEFTNNRTLNHTGAITPSSEVGVGQYAAEDACTAAANSSKISASAPRGIFRMPLGNSEYPFVCTGFNEPIGFQKVLQGQEIFSQAPRLLGVPSDSHLRDGAYCKFDGALTYHSQSKLPDASARYVTIGQHSLPTVQASSPSSVLMFQERKSKNSLVKSAPSMKCQDSGGDGIYFAKPNGSDSFHRDANFLFWPQSMSFPFDNQQHQVVKVDAPLSNCKLGLGTEQIANSNGCKLFGFSLTDTIP; this is encoded by the exons ATGGGGATCGATTTGAACACGATCGAGGGGGACGAGGAAGAGGAGCCGGAGCAAACGGCCCACTATGCTCCTCCGTTGCTCCCGGCGCCCGAGGCGGAAGAGACGCCGATGTGCCTGGAGTTGTGGCACGCGTGTGCCGGGCCACGGATATGGTTGCCAAAGAAGGGGAGCCGAGTGGTATACTTGCCGCAAGGCCACATCGAGCAGCTGGAAAACCTAGACGGCGGCGGCGGAGGCAGGATCTGCGGTGGAAACTTGCCGCCTCATATCTTTTGCCGCGTGGTCGGCCTCAAACTCCAT GCCGATAGCGATACAGACGAGGTCTATGCCCAGCTATGTCTCGTTGCGGAAAGTGAG GATTTTGAACAAAGATTGAAGAAGGGTCTGGTTGAGGATAATGAGGTAGAACAGAATGTGGAATTTGGGAGCAGACCCTCTATTCCCCACATGTTCTGCAAGACGCTCACTGCCTCTGACACTAGCACTCATGGAGGGTTCTCTGTACCACGGCGAGCTGCTGAAGACTGTTTCCCTCCCTTG GATTATAAGTTGCAGAGGCCTTCCCAAGAACTTGTTGCCAAAGATGTGCATGGTACGGAGTGGAGGTTCCGGCATATTTACAGAG GTCAACCCCGTAGGCATCTTCTTACAACTGGATGGAGTGCCTTCGTGAATAGGAAAAAGCTCATCTTGGGGGATGCAGTGTTGTTTCTTCG TGGTAATGATGGAGTGCTCAGATTGGGTGTCAGAAGAGCAACCCAATCCAAAAGCAGCATTAATGCTTTAGCACATATCAGTAGGAACTTGAATCTAGCTACCCTTGCAGTCGTTGCTGATAGTGTCCCCACAAGGAAAATCTTCCACATCTACTATGATCCAAG AGGAAGCTCATCAGGTTTCATAGTTCCATATTGGGCATTTGCGAAAAGCTTCAACAATCTTATTTCTGTAGGAATGAGATTTAGAATGATTTGTGAAAGTGAAGAAGCTAGAGATAGAag GTCTACGGGGCTGATAACTGAGATCAATGAAGTCGACCCTGTAAGGTGGCCTGGTTCCAAGTGGAGGTGTTTGTCG GTAAGTTGGGATGATGATGGAGAAGTTGGCCGACGCAGTAGGGTATCTCCATGGGAAATTGAGCAAACTGGTTCAGTTCTAGGCTCCATCAGCCTGTCAACGGCAGGTTCCAAAAGGGCCAAAATCGGTCTTCACCTTCCCAGTATGGATTATCGGGTTCCAA AAGGAAATGGGTGTCTAGACTCTAGGAAATATGCAAGTTTCCACAAGGTCTTGCAAGGTCAAGAATTTACAAATAACAGAACTCTCAATCATACTGGTGCAATAACTCCTAGTTCTGAGGTTGGAGTTGGTCAATACGCAGCGGAAGATGCATGTACAGCTGCTGCAAACAGCTCTAAGATAAGTGCATCTGCACCAAGAGGAATCTTCAGAATGCCACTTGGGAATTCTGAGTATCCTTTTGTTTGCACAGGCTTTAATGAacctattgggttccaaaaggtCTTGCAAGGTCAAGAAATTTTCTCACAAGCTCCTCGCCTCCTTGGAGTTCCATCTGATTCTCATCTGAGGGACGGAGCCTACTGCAAGTTTGATGGTGCTCTTACATATCACAGTCAGAGCAAATTACCTGATGCATCTGCCCGATATGTTACTATTGGTCAACATTCATTACCAACAGTTCAAGCATCTTCTCCATCATCTGTGCTTATGTTTCAAGAAAGAAAGTCCAAGAATTCATTGGTGAAATCTGCACCTAGCATGAAATGTCAAGATAGTGGCGGTGATGGCATCTACTTTGCCAAGCCAAATGGCTCAGATAGCTTCCATAGAGATGCAAACTTTCTGTTTTGGCCTCAAAGTATGAGTTTTCCTTTTGACAACCAGCAGCATCAAGTGGTAAAAGTTGATGCACCGCTATCAAATTGCAAGCTGGGTTTGGGGACTGAGCAGATTGCCAACTCGAATGGTTGCAAGCTATTTGGTTTTTCCTTGACTGACACGATTCCGTAG